A portion of the Sulfuricurvum kujiense DSM 16994 genome contains these proteins:
- a CDS encoding TolC family protein, translating into MVARTVSTSLAALFILSGCSAISQKEAFDSVNQLTAEQGVNNLQWIKTAQEAQSVDESVRALLSKPLTQEDALRIMLINNRALQQSYENIGIAQSELVEAGLMRNPLLGYSIGRSNGASTSTISVEIAFLDLLWIPLRRELGGLALEEAILTVGDSVLRSARDAKKSYIDARVSEEKVALFGPILKSHEASLQLAVRQYTAGNLSKRDMLRIQESYERARIESIKLSRENAAAREALNKTLGLYGEQTYYTLSTESLKRTEPAVTESGLEKRAIANRLDMRSAMKSVDYAAAQAGYSEKTRFVDELELSLESEKTTGEKRFNTFGIKLPIPIFDFGQARVSKAQAIYNQSVHQLYERAVNIRSEVREGYAHLRYTYDIAHSYDEVIVQTNQQILEETQLMYNGMLDGIYELLEDQRRAGEAKMEALDARGEVQKAQADLEYTIGGKL; encoded by the coding sequence ATGGTAGCAAGAACGGTTAGTACATCGTTAGCGGCATTATTTATCCTCTCGGGATGTTCGGCCATCTCTCAAAAAGAGGCATTTGACTCTGTCAATCAGCTAACCGCGGAGCAAGGAGTTAACAATCTGCAATGGATCAAAACGGCTCAAGAAGCGCAAAGCGTCGATGAAAGTGTACGAGCGCTTTTATCGAAACCTTTGACTCAAGAAGATGCTTTGCGGATTATGCTGATCAATAACCGCGCATTGCAGCAAAGTTATGAAAATATCGGTATAGCTCAGAGCGAGTTGGTGGAAGCGGGATTGATGCGTAATCCTCTTTTGGGCTACAGTATCGGTCGAAGTAACGGTGCGAGCACGTCGACAATCAGTGTAGAAATAGCCTTTTTGGATCTTCTTTGGATCCCTCTTCGGCGTGAACTCGGGGGCTTGGCCCTCGAAGAGGCTATACTCACGGTCGGGGATAGTGTATTACGCAGTGCGAGAGATGCAAAGAAGAGCTACATAGATGCGCGCGTGTCGGAAGAAAAAGTAGCCCTTTTCGGTCCTATTCTAAAATCGCATGAGGCTTCACTACAGCTCGCAGTTCGCCAATATACCGCTGGAAATCTTTCGAAAAGGGATATGCTCAGAATTCAAGAGAGCTATGAACGTGCCCGTATCGAATCGATCAAGCTCTCTCGCGAAAACGCTGCGGCGCGCGAAGCCTTAAATAAAACATTGGGGCTCTACGGAGAGCAGACCTATTATACCCTGAGCACAGAATCCCTAAAACGTACCGAGCCGGCCGTTACAGAATCCGGGTTGGAAAAACGTGCGATTGCCAACCGCCTTGATATGCGCAGTGCGATGAAATCGGTCGATTACGCCGCAGCACAGGCCGGATACAGTGAGAAAACACGTTTTGTAGACGAGCTTGAACTTTCGCTCGAGAGTGAAAAAACAACGGGTGAAAAGCGGTTTAATACCTTTGGGATAAAACTTCCCATTCCGATTTTTGATTTTGGGCAGGCACGGGTGAGCAAAGCGCAGGCCATCTACAATCAAAGCGTCCATCAACTTTATGAACGTGCGGTTAATATCCGTTCAGAGGTACGTGAGGGGTATGCGCATCTTCGATATACGTATGATATCGCGCATTCGTACGATGAGGTGATAGTGCAAACCAATCAGCAGATATTAGAAGAGACACAGCTGATGTATAACGGTATGCTGGACGGCATTTACGAACTGCTCGAAGATCAGCGGCGTGCAGGCGAGGCAAAAATGGAAGCGCTCGATGCACGGGGAGAAGTCCAAAAAGCGCAGGCCGATTTGGAGTACACGATAGGGGGGAAACTTTAA
- a CDS encoding copper-binding protein produces the protein MRSKFLSAVCFSALAIGSGVWGMEMEHSHSQNSVVAEQTIHATGTVKQIADNHESIRIFHNPIPELRWPSMVMTFDVIDHELTHPLEIGDKVGFDFIQKEGKNVIVRMKKQ, from the coding sequence ATGCGATCGAAATTTTTGAGTGCAGTATGCTTTAGTGCATTGGCCATCGGGTCGGGTGTGTGGGGAATGGAGATGGAACATTCCCACTCTCAAAACAGCGTTGTCGCTGAACAGACAATCCACGCTACCGGAACGGTAAAGCAGATTGCCGACAATCATGAAAGTATCCGTATCTTTCACAACCCTATCCCCGAACTGCGATGGCCTTCTATGGTAATGACGTTCGATGTGATTGATCATGAATTGACCCACCCTTTGGAAATCGGAGATAAAGTAGGTTTTGACTTTATCCAAAAAGAGGGGAAAAATGTCATTGTACGGATGAAAAAGCAATGA
- a CDS encoding HyaD/HybD family hydrogenase maturation endopeptidase encodes MSIVVLGVGNVLEEDDGIGIYACAYLNANYTFSPAIEVINGGVEGINLLNLFLENDRIIILDTINLDDEAGSIYNIPSYELSGYGLNSGGAHEVGVMQCLDMIELMGHPLPESNVIGIIPHSITFHMGLSPQLEKRFDDYIKTVINYLKTIGIEAASKASFTSLTEIIEEFKYPSR; translated from the coding sequence ATGTCAATCGTTGTGTTGGGCGTCGGCAATGTACTCGAAGAAGATGACGGCATCGGTATCTATGCCTGCGCCTATCTGAATGCCAACTATACGTTTTCACCTGCTATCGAGGTCATTAACGGCGGGGTAGAGGGGATCAATCTGCTCAATCTTTTTCTGGAGAATGATCGTATCATTATCCTCGATACGATCAATCTCGATGATGAAGCAGGGAGTATTTATAACATCCCCTCTTATGAGCTGAGCGGGTACGGGCTCAACAGCGGCGGTGCACACGAGGTGGGGGTGATGCAGTGTCTGGATATGATCGAACTGATGGGACATCCGCTTCCCGAATCAAACGTTATCGGGATCATTCCCCACAGCATCACGTTTCATATGGGTCTGAGTCCGCAATTGGAAAAACGGTTTGATGACTATATAAAAACAGTTATTAACTATCTAAAAACTATAGGGATCGAAGCGGCGTCCAAAGCGTCGTTTACGAGTCTGACAGAGATAATAGAAGAGTTTAAATATCCGAGCCGGTAG
- a CDS encoding hydrogenase maturation protease encodes MNAKVALIGSGNAFFMDEGIGLYAGKYLKENFTYEPSLDIIDGGTLGFLLMPLLQEYEHVIIANTSSDDSKAVGTITVMSGDELIANQGIKKTANEVEITEMLQICSMASHCAQTTMVSIVPEDIISVCVDVTSSLRSHWERYIEVIVEELAKCGIQATRKKQVMGLDEILEQFANPSIEHGKGF; translated from the coding sequence ATGAACGCTAAAGTGGCACTGATCGGTTCGGGGAACGCATTTTTTATGGATGAGGGGATCGGACTGTATGCCGGAAAATACCTCAAAGAGAATTTTACCTATGAACCCTCACTCGACATCATCGACGGAGGGACGCTCGGATTTTTGCTGATGCCGCTGCTTCAGGAGTATGAGCATGTCATTATCGCCAATACCAGCTCAGATGATTCCAAAGCGGTAGGGACGATCACAGTGATGAGCGGCGATGAACTGATCGCCAACCAGGGGATCAAAAAAACGGCCAATGAAGTCGAGATTACCGAAATGCTCCAAATCTGCTCAATGGCCTCGCACTGTGCCCAAACGACTATGGTCAGCATCGTCCCCGAAGATATTATCAGCGTCTGTGTTGACGTGACTTCATCACTTCGCTCACATTGGGAAAGATACATCGAGGTAATTGTGGAAGAACTCGCCAAATGCGGGATACAAGCGACGCGCAAAAAACAGGTTATGGGGCTGGATGAAATTTTAGAACAGTTTGCCAATCCGAGTATCGAACACGGCAAAGGGTTTTAA
- the hypF gene encoding carbamoyltransferase HypF, which yields MESSYNTSVTITVKGLVQGVGFRPFVYRIAQEYEIKGFVLNTADGVVIEAHGEKSSLFIAALHTHLPERARIDSLSVKPCESENYNSFEIRESTLGEGSGAIPLEAALCPACEAEMDDPSNRRYRYAFINCTDCGPRYTILQTLPYDRVRTSMKHFTMCSECKEEYTDPSSRRYHAEPISCPKCGPQLRFIDNKGDEIAGDPIDLAVEMLRSGKIIALKGLGGFHLMCDATSDAAVSELRLRKHRKAKPLAVMFRSLEQCERYTRINQSEREMIGGAIKPIVIVDALQGTDLSKYIAPGIERLGVFIPYTPLHRLVFEKIDFPLVATSANISDEPIIVRSSEIINRLGNVVDGILDHDRTIVNALDDAVVQFADGHVVMLRMGRGFAPHTVAAEKNGSAEILALGAHQKSAIALGKGDNMVLSGHIGDLGSVEADSYFERTVQTFKRFYECEPQLFVHDLHPQYSTTQFASAQKKEHYGIQHHYAHILACMAEYGLDEKVLGFAYDGTGYGEDGSLWGGEVMIADLSGYQRIGFLKPIALLGGDKAIKEPRRIALSLLFECFSLDEVLNLKSPSVETFLPHEIRTLHHMWVKNINAPLSSSMGRLFDAVSSLGGFIQSLEYEGQGGMIMESFAEDSIHEPFSFDIQNGVINVLPMVKEIIALGTENQTVIASRFLSTLEAIMEHFADMYPELPIVIGGGVFQNRALMSRLYRRFGEGRFYAQQQTPINDGSIALGQLYYAKHNLPHQKDAGSFRGL from the coding sequence GTGGAGTCTTCTTATAATACCAGTGTCACCATTACCGTCAAAGGGCTGGTTCAGGGGGTAGGTTTTCGCCCTTTTGTCTATCGCATAGCGCAAGAGTATGAGATAAAAGGGTTTGTGCTTAACACCGCCGATGGGGTTGTGATTGAGGCACACGGAGAAAAATCTTCATTATTTATAGCCGCTTTGCACACGCATCTCCCCGAGCGGGCGCGGATTGATTCGCTGAGTGTCAAACCGTGTGAATCGGAAAACTACAACAGTTTTGAAATCCGGGAAAGCACCTTGGGAGAGGGGAGTGGCGCGATTCCCCTTGAGGCGGCGTTATGTCCCGCGTGTGAAGCGGAGATGGATGACCCCTCCAATCGCCGCTACCGCTACGCGTTTATCAACTGTACCGATTGCGGTCCCCGTTATACGATTCTCCAAACCCTCCCGTATGACCGCGTCCGTACCTCAATGAAACATTTTACGATGTGTTCGGAGTGCAAAGAAGAGTATACCGACCCCTCATCCCGCCGCTATCATGCCGAGCCGATTAGCTGTCCGAAATGCGGACCGCAGTTAAGATTTATCGATAATAAGGGAGACGAGATAGCGGGCGATCCGATCGATCTGGCCGTAGAGATGCTCAGATCAGGGAAGATTATTGCCCTCAAAGGGTTAGGGGGATTTCATCTGATGTGCGATGCCACCTCAGACGCTGCCGTGAGTGAACTGCGACTGCGCAAACACCGCAAGGCGAAGCCTCTTGCCGTCATGTTCCGCTCGCTGGAGCAGTGTGAACGATACACCCGGATAAATCAATCTGAACGGGAGATGATCGGCGGAGCGATCAAGCCGATTGTCATTGTGGATGCGCTTCAAGGGACAGATCTTTCAAAATATATCGCTCCGGGGATTGAGCGCTTAGGGGTATTTATCCCCTATACCCCGCTGCATCGTTTGGTGTTTGAGAAGATCGATTTTCCCCTCGTTGCGACGAGTGCCAATATCAGCGATGAGCCGATCATCGTACGCAGCAGCGAAATCATAAATCGGCTCGGAAATGTGGTGGATGGAATCTTGGATCATGACCGTACCATCGTCAATGCCCTGGATGATGCCGTTGTTCAGTTCGCCGATGGGCATGTTGTCATGCTGCGGATGGGGCGGGGATTTGCTCCCCATACGGTGGCGGCAGAAAAAAACGGTTCGGCAGAAATTTTAGCCCTCGGAGCGCATCAAAAAAGTGCGATTGCCCTCGGAAAAGGGGATAATATGGTCCTCAGCGGTCATATCGGTGATTTGGGGAGCGTCGAGGCGGACAGTTATTTTGAGCGGACGGTACAGACGTTTAAACGTTTTTATGAATGCGAGCCGCAGCTCTTTGTTCATGACCTGCATCCTCAATACAGCACGACTCAGTTTGCATCGGCTCAGAAAAAAGAGCATTACGGCATACAGCACCATTATGCTCATATCTTGGCGTGCATGGCCGAGTACGGATTGGACGAAAAGGTGCTCGGTTTTGCCTATGACGGTACGGGATACGGAGAGGACGGGAGTCTGTGGGGCGGGGAGGTGATGATCGCCGATCTGAGCGGCTATCAGCGGATCGGATTTTTAAAACCGATTGCCCTTTTAGGGGGAGACAAAGCGATCAAAGAGCCTAGACGTATCGCCTTGTCATTGCTGTTTGAGTGTTTTAGTCTCGATGAGGTATTAAACCTCAAATCACCCTCAGTCGAGACCTTTTTACCCCATGAAATACGAACACTGCATCATATGTGGGTCAAAAATATCAATGCTCCCCTCAGCTCTTCAATGGGTCGGCTGTTTGATGCGGTCTCCTCATTGGGGGGATTCATCCAAAGCCTTGAGTATGAGGGGCAGGGAGGGATGATTATGGAGTCGTTTGCGGAGGATTCGATCCATGAGCCCTTTAGCTTTGATATCCAAAACGGAGTGATTAATGTGTTGCCGATGGTGAAAGAGATCATCGCTCTAGGAACAGAGAATCAAACGGTCATTGCGAGCCGTTTTCTCTCAACACTCGAAGCGATCATGGAGCATTTTGCGGATATGTATCCCGAATTGCCGATTGTCATCGGCGGAGGAGTATTTCAAAACCGTGCGTTGATGAGCCGACTCTACCGACGTTTCGGAGAGGGACGGTTTTACGCACAACAGCAAACGCCGATCAATGACGGATCGATCGCACTCGGACAACTCTATTATGCAAAGCACAATCTCCCGCATCAAAAAGATGCGGGTAGCTTTAGGGGGTTGTAG